The Flavobacterium faecale genome has a segment encoding these proteins:
- a CDS encoding family 16 glycosylhydrolase, with protein sequence MKKVLLTIVSTFTFCVTVQAQDLTIPPKKYADSIQLEKAPARLNQQFPLSDQKNSGKWKLLKEYSDEFDSKTLNENKWFPNNPKWKGRAPTYFHPSNVSQEKGELVIKVNQHGNEQLPKDFTHSTGFIKSKKQFLYGYFEAECKLMDAPWVSGFWMTNVDKDWWTEIDICENAPGVAYNRHDLNSNIHVFKSPADQGDVKAHFSRTIKYYFPKELQADYHVWGLEWTAEFIRFYIDGILFREAPNTHWHQPLEVNFNCESNKWFGALPDDKRLDGEFHVKYFRAWDHK encoded by the coding sequence ATGAAAAAAGTACTATTAACTATCGTTTCTACTTTTACCTTTTGTGTGACTGTACAGGCACAGGATTTAACCATTCCGCCAAAAAAGTATGCAGATTCGATTCAACTCGAAAAAGCACCTGCTAGATTGAACCAACAATTTCCGCTTTCGGATCAAAAAAATTCTGGAAAATGGAAACTTCTAAAAGAGTATTCCGATGAATTTGATTCGAAAACTTTAAACGAAAACAAATGGTTTCCGAACAATCCTAAGTGGAAAGGTCGTGCGCCAACTTATTTTCATCCTTCGAATGTAAGTCAGGAAAAAGGGGAGTTGGTCATTAAAGTAAACCAACACGGCAATGAGCAATTACCAAAAGATTTTACGCATTCGACTGGATTTATAAAAAGTAAAAAACAATTTTTATACGGCTATTTTGAAGCCGAATGTAAATTGATGGATGCTCCATGGGTGTCGGGTTTTTGGATGACCAATGTGGACAAAGATTGGTGGACAGAGATTGATATTTGCGAAAATGCGCCTGGAGTTGCATACAACCGTCATGATTTGAATTCGAATATTCATGTTTTTAAATCGCCAGCCGATCAAGGAGATGTGAAGGCCCATTTTTCAAGAACTATCAAATATTATTTTCCGAAAGAATTGCAAGCCGATTACCACGTTTGGGGCTTAGAATGGACAGCGGAATTTATTCGTTTTTATATTGACGGAATACTTTTTAGAGAAGCACCCAACACACACTGGCACCAACCGTTGGAAGTCAACTTTAATTGTGAATCCAATAAATGGTTTGGTGCTTTACCAGACGATAAACGTTTGGACGGCGAGTTTCATGTGAAATACTTTAGAGCTTGGGATCATAAATAA